A genome region from Chengkuizengella sp. SCS-71B includes the following:
- a CDS encoding electron transfer flavoprotein subunit alpha/FixB family protein translates to MAKQVVVFAETKNGSLRNVSLEVLEAARRVNDGGLITAVLFGSQPETLADSLAEYGASEVIFIENESLDTYTTDGYTQAFTSIIEEKNPDIILMPHTALGKDFAPRVAARLGCGLITDCTDVEINEGNIVFTRPIYAGKAFQRRVVSDDKIFATIRPNNIPCSKVDQNETAKKIQKTLNLDEIRTTVKEVIQKTTDGVDLSEAKIIVAGGRGVKSAAGFEPLKELAQVIGAAVGASRGACDAEYCDYALQIGQTGKVVTPDLYIACGISGAIQHLAGMSNSKIIVAINKDPEAPIFDIADYGIVGDLFEVVPLLTKQFERTLSDHS, encoded by the coding sequence TTGGCTAAACAAGTTGTAGTATTTGCAGAAACCAAAAATGGTAGTTTGCGAAACGTATCCTTAGAAGTTTTAGAAGCAGCAAGAAGAGTGAACGATGGAGGTTTAATTACAGCTGTTTTGTTTGGCAGCCAACCTGAAACTCTAGCAGATTCACTAGCTGAATATGGAGCAAGTGAAGTTATATTCATAGAAAATGAGTCTTTAGATACGTATACTACCGATGGATATACCCAAGCATTCACTTCCATCATTGAAGAAAAAAATCCAGATATCATCTTAATGCCACATACAGCTTTAGGTAAAGACTTTGCTCCTCGTGTTGCAGCTCGCTTAGGTTGTGGATTAATTACGGATTGTACGGATGTTGAAATCAATGAAGGAAATATCGTATTTACCCGACCGATTTATGCAGGCAAGGCGTTTCAAAGGAGGGTGGTATCTGATGATAAGATTTTTGCTACAATACGGCCAAACAATATACCATGCTCTAAAGTGGATCAAAATGAAACTGCAAAAAAAATACAAAAGACATTAAACCTAGATGAAATTCGAACTACTGTTAAAGAAGTCATTCAAAAAACTACAGATGGGGTTGACCTATCCGAAGCGAAAATCATAGTAGCTGGAGGCAGGGGGGTGAAAAGCGCAGCAGGCTTTGAACCTTTAAAAGAACTAGCACAGGTAATTGGAGCGGCAGTCGGTGCCTCAAGAGGTGCTTGTGACGCGGAATATTGTGATTATGCACTTCAAATTGGTCAAACAGGAAAAGTAGTGACACCTGATTTATATATCGCATGCGGTATTTCAGGTGCTATACAACATTTGGCGGGTATGTCGAATTCAAAAATCATAGTGGCCATTAATAAGGACCCTGAAGCCCCAATATTTGATATTGCAGATTACGGCATAGTAGGGGATTTATTTGAAGTAGTCCCATTATTAACGAAACAGTTTGAGCGAACGCTATCAGATCATAGCTGA
- a CDS encoding long-chain fatty acid--CoA ligase — translation MPNNPWNKCYPAEIQPHLDYPDYRISDYLKLTAEQFPDHKAIHFFGKEMTFQELLTRSYQVANGLKELGMKKGDRVAIMLPNTPQFVYCYFGVLFAGGIVVQTNPLYVERELEHHFSDSEAKIVFCLDLVYPRIKAVKEKVGLEHIFTTSIPDGLPPLKKMLYPLVQKIKKGPTVDIDYSKEPIQTLHQFMEKSNSTPVEDPCGPDDVAVLQYTGGTTGSPKGVMLTHKNLVANVTQCQAWAYKTERGEETVLAVVPLFHVYGMTICMLFAAAHAAKLVLIPKFDIDVLMKTIKTQKPTFFPGAPTLYQGIINHPKVTETDLSSIKFCISGSAPLPLNTQAKFEELTGGKLVEGYGLSEASPVICGNPVWGKNVNGSIGVPWPDTECKVVNPEGEEVKTGELGEIIGKGPQVMKGYWNNPEETEATIKDGWLYTGDMGYMDENGYFYIVDRKKDLIIAGGYNIYPRDVEEVLYEHPVVKEAIVLGVPDEYRGETIKAYIVKKEGFTISEEALDQYCRSKLAAFKVPRIYEFRDELPKSIVGKILRRKLKEEEEEKLA, via the coding sequence ATGCCAAACAATCCATGGAATAAATGTTATCCAGCGGAGATTCAACCACACCTTGATTATCCTGACTATCGAATCTCAGATTACTTAAAGTTGACCGCAGAGCAATTTCCTGATCATAAAGCGATTCATTTCTTCGGTAAAGAAATGACTTTTCAAGAACTGTTAACTCGTTCGTATCAAGTTGCAAATGGACTGAAGGAATTGGGTATGAAGAAGGGTGATCGCGTTGCGATTATGTTACCTAATACACCTCAGTTTGTATATTGTTATTTCGGTGTTTTATTTGCAGGAGGTATCGTTGTACAAACGAATCCATTGTATGTAGAAAGAGAACTTGAACATCACTTTTCAGATTCGGAGGCCAAGATTGTTTTTTGTTTAGATTTGGTCTATCCACGAATTAAAGCTGTGAAAGAAAAGGTAGGTTTGGAACATATTTTCACCACAAGCATTCCCGATGGGCTTCCTCCACTCAAAAAAATGTTATATCCTCTAGTTCAAAAAATCAAAAAAGGACCAACTGTAGACATAGATTATAGTAAAGAGCCAATTCAAACTTTACATCAATTTATGGAAAAATCCAATAGCACACCTGTGGAAGATCCTTGTGGCCCAGATGATGTAGCTGTTCTTCAATATACTGGTGGTACAACAGGATCACCAAAAGGAGTCATGCTAACTCATAAAAATCTAGTGGCCAATGTTACACAATGTCAGGCTTGGGCATATAAAACGGAAAGAGGAGAAGAAACTGTACTAGCTGTAGTCCCTTTATTCCATGTGTATGGAATGACGATTTGTATGCTTTTTGCAGCAGCTCATGCAGCTAAACTGGTTTTAATTCCTAAATTTGATATCGATGTCTTGATGAAGACGATTAAAACACAAAAACCAACATTTTTCCCAGGCGCTCCAACTTTGTATCAAGGAATTATAAATCATCCGAAAGTAACCGAAACAGATCTATCTTCTATCAAGTTCTGTATTAGTGGATCAGCTCCATTACCTCTAAATACACAAGCTAAGTTTGAGGAGCTAACCGGTGGTAAATTAGTGGAAGGTTATGGATTATCTGAAGCCTCTCCTGTTATTTGCGGTAATCCAGTATGGGGAAAAAATGTGAATGGAAGTATTGGTGTCCCATGGCCAGATACAGAATGCAAAGTTGTCAACCCTGAAGGTGAAGAAGTAAAAACAGGTGAATTAGGAGAAATCATCGGCAAAGGCCCGCAGGTTATGAAAGGGTATTGGAACAATCCAGAAGAAACTGAGGCAACCATAAAAGATGGCTGGTTATACACAGGGGACATGGGTTATATGGACGAAAACGGTTATTTCTACATTGTAGATCGGAAAAAGGACCTCATCATTGCTGGAGGATACAATATATATCCTAGAGATGTGGAAGAAGTATTATATGAGCACCCTGTGGTGAAGGAAGCCATTGTTTTAGGTGTTCCTGATGAATATCGCGGTGAAACTATCAAAGCTTATATCGTAAAAAAAGAAGGATTCACCATTTCAGAGGAGGCGCTAGACCAATACTGTCGCTCCAAGCTTGCTGCCTTTAAAGTGCCTAGAATTTACGAGTTCAGGGATGAACTTCCTAAATCCATTGTAGGTAAAATACTACGCAGAAAGTTAAAAGAAGAGGAAGAGGAAAAATTAGCTTAA
- a CDS encoding electron transfer flavoprotein subunit beta/FixA family protein: MNIMVCLKQTFDTEDKIIISEGQISEDGVKFIINPYDEYALEEAIRLKEQYGGSVTAISVGPTRVESALRTALAMGADKAVLIDDERLFGDEFTISKVLAAFLKQQDFDLILGGYMSVDNGAAQGGARLAEELDLPHIYAAIKVEVNGSQIEVQRDVEGDIEVIEAELPLLITAQQGLNEPRYPSLPGIMKAKKKPIQHVTAEDLSIDLTQIQAKTNIKDFSLPPERQAGRILQGELNDQVNELVQCLQKEVNAVG, encoded by the coding sequence ATGAACATCATGGTGTGCCTGAAACAAACCTTTGATACAGAGGATAAAATAATCATTAGTGAGGGTCAGATAAGTGAAGATGGTGTGAAATTCATCATCAATCCTTATGACGAATACGCTTTAGAAGAAGCTATTCGCTTAAAAGAGCAATATGGAGGCTCAGTTACAGCAATCTCCGTTGGTCCCACACGTGTGGAGAGTGCATTAAGAACGGCGCTAGCTATGGGAGCAGATAAAGCGGTTCTAATTGATGATGAGAGATTGTTTGGTGATGAATTCACAATTTCAAAAGTTTTGGCTGCATTTTTAAAGCAACAAGATTTCGACTTGATTTTAGGAGGGTATATGTCCGTTGATAATGGTGCAGCTCAAGGAGGAGCACGTTTGGCAGAAGAATTAGATCTTCCTCATATTTATGCGGCAATAAAAGTAGAAGTGAATGGATCTCAAATTGAGGTTCAAAGAGATGTAGAGGGAGATATCGAAGTCATTGAAGCAGAACTGCCTCTTTTAATTACAGCACAGCAAGGTTTAAATGAACCGAGATATCCTTCTTTACCAGGTATTATGAAAGCCAAGAAAAAACCAATTCAACATGTCACTGCGGAAGACCTCTCCATAGATCTCACACAAATACAAGCAAAAACAAACATAAAAGATTTCTCTCTACCACCTGAAAGGCAAGCAGGAAGAATTCTGCAAGGTGAACTAAACGATCAAGTAAACGAACTAGTCCAATGTTTACAAAAAGAGGTGAATGCAGTTGGCTAA
- a CDS encoding GDSL-type esterase/lipase family protein: protein MHHELCYVAIGDSLTVGVGAPEGRGFASRYHTLLEQNLYKKVHFTNAGISGATSQDVLELITLDSIMQQELKEADIITITVGGNDLLRAAELYFTDQEIKHMIEALKKFKKNMREIVSLIKKFKNDRLDHCMINITNLYNPKPQMLDAQFVVNRFNNMIQRFHKGNIRVANAYQAYIGNEEQYLFSDQVHPNSKGYEVLANAFHHLGYEPLQ, encoded by the coding sequence ATGCATCATGAGCTTTGTTATGTAGCAATTGGTGATTCATTAACTGTTGGTGTAGGTGCACCTGAGGGTAGAGGGTTTGCAAGTAGATACCATACACTACTTGAACAAAATTTATACAAAAAGGTACATTTTACGAATGCAGGTATTTCGGGGGCAACTTCACAGGACGTTTTAGAGTTAATCACACTTGATTCAATCATGCAACAAGAACTAAAGGAGGCTGATATTATTACAATAACGGTTGGTGGCAATGACTTGCTTCGAGCTGCTGAATTGTATTTTACCGATCAAGAAATTAAACATATGATTGAGGCATTAAAAAAATTCAAAAAAAATATGAGAGAAATTGTCAGCCTGATCAAAAAGTTTAAAAATGATAGGTTAGATCATTGTATGATTAACATAACGAATCTTTACAATCCTAAACCTCAAATGTTAGATGCACAGTTTGTAGTGAATCGTTTTAACAATATGATACAAAGATTTCATAAAGGCAATATCCGTGTCGCGAATGCCTATCAAGCCTATATTGGAAACGAAGAACAATATTTGTTTTCAGACCAAGTGCATCCCAATTCAAAAGGGTATGAGGTACTGGCAAATGCTTTCCACCACCTTGGCTACGAGCCTCTACAATAA